One stretch of Roseimicrobium sp. ORNL1 DNA includes these proteins:
- a CDS encoding gluconate:H+ symporter gives MTFAPLSSLIISAAAAAAPAAATAPASTASTSALLMLTGGAIILIVLLIAKLRMNAFLALFFAALLVGLGSGMEPSKVAAAFQTGMGKTLGGVAGILGLGTMLGGLLAASGGAAVLARGLIDLMGPKRVQWCLMLLALAVGFTTWFAVGLVMLVPILLNLTKETGMPFLKLALPLLAVLSIMHGVMPPHPGPLVAIAQLKANLGMVILWGMVAAIPMAALAGPIFASWAVSRVKVDAPEPPVASSALQHPTPTLGRTVAALALPVVLILAHTISELFIPAKPELRSETQNMVYNITAMIGNPTLALGLAVLFAGWAFKFTRADALKIGEKSLGPIGMTLLVVGAGGGLNQMLQDSGSANAIADMARSAHLPPMVFGWLCAALVRVATGSATVAITAACGLVAPMALSTPGVNLELLVVCVGCGSLFLSHLNDAGFWIVKDLLGLTVAQTFRTWTVTETLIGVSGLFVCWGLDMIF, from the coding sequence ATCATTTCCGCCGCCGCGGCTGCGGCTCCTGCTGCTGCCACCGCGCCTGCATCTACGGCCAGCACGTCCGCCCTGCTCATGCTCACGGGTGGTGCGATCATCCTGATCGTCCTTCTCATCGCGAAGCTGCGCATGAATGCGTTCCTTGCTCTGTTCTTCGCGGCATTGCTGGTGGGACTTGGCTCGGGCATGGAGCCCAGCAAGGTGGCGGCTGCTTTCCAAACGGGCATGGGCAAAACGCTGGGTGGTGTAGCCGGCATCCTGGGATTGGGCACCATGCTGGGCGGGTTGCTCGCTGCGTCTGGAGGCGCGGCGGTCCTCGCACGTGGTCTTATCGATCTCATGGGACCCAAGCGTGTGCAGTGGTGTCTCATGCTGCTGGCGCTCGCGGTGGGTTTCACCACCTGGTTCGCCGTGGGTCTGGTGATGCTGGTGCCCATTCTTCTGAACCTCACGAAGGAAACGGGCATGCCCTTCCTGAAGCTCGCTCTGCCGTTGCTCGCGGTGCTCTCCATCATGCACGGCGTGATGCCTCCGCACCCCGGACCGCTGGTGGCCATTGCGCAGTTGAAGGCGAATCTCGGCATGGTCATTCTGTGGGGCATGGTGGCTGCCATTCCCATGGCCGCACTCGCGGGTCCGATCTTCGCAAGCTGGGCGGTGAGTCGCGTCAAGGTGGATGCACCCGAGCCACCCGTCGCGAGCAGTGCGTTGCAGCACCCCACGCCCACGCTGGGCCGTACCGTGGCTGCGCTGGCCCTGCCCGTGGTGTTGATTCTGGCACACACCATTTCGGAGTTGTTCATTCCTGCGAAGCCTGAGCTTCGTTCGGAGACGCAGAACATGGTGTACAACATCACCGCAATGATTGGCAACCCGACGCTGGCCCTGGGACTCGCCGTGCTCTTCGCGGGCTGGGCCTTCAAGTTCACGCGGGCGGATGCGCTCAAGATTGGCGAGAAGTCACTTGGTCCCATCGGCATGACCTTGCTCGTGGTGGGGGCCGGTGGTGGTCTCAATCAGATGCTCCAGGATAGCGGATCGGCGAATGCGATTGCAGACATGGCCCGGTCGGCACATCTGCCTCCCATGGTCTTCGGCTGGCTTTGCGCGGCCCTCGTGCGCGTGGCCACCGGCTCCGCCACCGTGGCCATCACCGCCGCCTGTGGCCTGGTGGCTCCCATGGCGCTCAGTACTCCGGGAGTGAACCTTGAACTCCTCGTGGTATGCGTGGGCTGCGGCTCCCTCTTCCTCTCACACCTCAATGACGCCGGCTTCTGGATCGTGAAGGATCTCCTCGGCCTCACCGTCGCGCAAACCTTCCGCACTTGGACCGTGACGGAGACGCTCATCGGTGTCTCGGGTCTGTTTGTGTGCTGGGGCTTGGATATGATCTTCTAA
- a CDS encoding GMC family oxidoreductase: MPILTERKTQTQYDAIVVGSGAGGGMAALILALNGMKVLMMEAGRNYDPTTETPMFNTPEMAPLRGDKTPDRFFGYYDATVNGGWTVPGEPYTNKPGTEGDFWWWRARMLGGRTNHWGRISLRFGPRDFRCASTDGLGVDWPMTYDDMHPWYDRVEKLIGVYGENDGIENAPNSSPGVLLPPPKPRVGELLAKKAGKKVGVPIVAAHRAVLSQPLDGPRLAKELFPNNPKAQQIMANDMSLRAPCFWATNCIRGCSIRANFQSTTVLIPPALATGNLDVITDAMVREVIIGKDGKATGVHYIDKPTRRDMVAKARVVIIAGGTCETARILLNSKSKDKAGLANSSGQVGKNLMDSVGANLSAHIPAMEDLPPYNEDGAGGLHTYSPWWLVREHGKLGFPRGYHIEMGGGRSMPGVNSFGILDKTSPGVYGSKLKEEARRYYGASFGFSGRGEMVPNKDCYAELDPKVVDQWGIPVLRFHWKWADYEIKQAEHMQNTFAELLEQMGGKAKPQSGRDAIKKPGEIIHEVGAARMGDKATSSVTNQYCQTWEVKNLFLMDGAVMPSNPDKNPTLTILALAWRSCEWMMEEMKRGTI, encoded by the coding sequence ATGCCCATTCTCACCGAGCGAAAAACCCAGACCCAGTATGATGCCATTGTTGTAGGTTCCGGAGCCGGAGGCGGCATGGCGGCGCTCATCCTCGCGCTCAATGGGATGAAGGTCCTGATGATGGAAGCCGGTCGCAACTACGATCCGACTACCGAGACGCCCATGTTCAACACGCCGGAGATGGCGCCGCTGCGTGGGGACAAGACGCCCGATCGCTTTTTCGGCTACTACGATGCCACGGTGAATGGCGGCTGGACCGTTCCCGGCGAGCCGTATACGAATAAGCCGGGCACCGAGGGCGACTTCTGGTGGTGGCGCGCCCGCATGCTCGGCGGTCGCACAAATCACTGGGGCCGCATCAGCCTGCGCTTCGGCCCGCGCGACTTCAGATGCGCCTCCACAGACGGCCTCGGCGTCGACTGGCCCATGACCTATGATGACATGCACCCGTGGTACGATCGGGTGGAAAAGCTCATCGGCGTGTACGGCGAGAATGACGGCATCGAGAATGCGCCGAACTCCTCCCCGGGCGTGCTCCTTCCCCCGCCCAAGCCGCGCGTAGGCGAACTGCTCGCGAAGAAAGCCGGGAAGAAGGTCGGCGTACCCATCGTGGCCGCGCACCGCGCCGTGCTTTCCCAGCCGCTCGATGGTCCACGCCTCGCGAAGGAACTCTTCCCCAACAATCCCAAGGCGCAGCAGATCATGGCAAACGACATGAGCCTGCGCGCCCCGTGCTTCTGGGCCACGAACTGCATCCGCGGCTGCTCCATTCGCGCGAATTTCCAAAGCACCACCGTGCTCATCCCACCGGCACTCGCCACGGGGAATCTGGATGTCATCACCGATGCCATGGTGCGCGAAGTCATCATCGGCAAGGATGGCAAGGCGACTGGTGTGCACTACATCGACAAGCCGACACGCCGGGACATGGTGGCGAAGGCGCGGGTGGTGATCATCGCCGGCGGCACCTGTGAAACCGCCCGCATCCTTCTGAACTCCAAGAGCAAGGACAAGGCCGGTCTCGCGAATAGCTCTGGCCAGGTGGGGAAGAACCTCATGGACAGCGTGGGCGCGAATCTCAGTGCGCACATCCCTGCCATGGAAGACCTGCCTCCTTACAACGAAGATGGCGCAGGTGGCCTCCACACGTACTCCCCCTGGTGGCTGGTGCGTGAGCATGGCAAGCTCGGATTCCCGCGCGGTTATCACATCGAGATGGGCGGAGGACGCTCCATGCCGGGCGTGAACAGCTTTGGTATCCTGGACAAGACTTCTCCCGGTGTCTACGGCAGCAAACTCAAGGAGGAAGCCCGCCGTTACTACGGTGCCAGCTTCGGCTTCTCCGGCCGCGGCGAAATGGTACCCAACAAGGATTGCTACGCCGAGCTCGATCCGAAGGTCGTGGACCAGTGGGGCATCCCCGTCCTGCGCTTCCACTGGAAGTGGGCCGACTACGAGATCAAGCAGGCCGAGCACATGCAGAACACCTTTGCGGAACTGCTGGAGCAGATGGGTGGCAAGGCGAAGCCGCAGAGCGGTCGCGACGCCATCAAGAAGCCTGGCGAAATCATCCACGAAGTGGGTGCCGCCCGCATGGGGGACAAGGCCACCAGCAGCGTGACCAATCAATACTGCCAGACCTGGGAGGTGAAGAATCTCTTCCTCATGGACGGCGCTGTCATGCCCAGCAATCCCGACAAGAACCCCACCCTCACCATCCTCGCGCTCGCGTGGCGCAGTTGCGAGTGGATGATGGAGGAGATGAAACGCGGAACGATCTAG
- a CDS encoding phosphodiester glycosidase family protein, with amino-acid sequence MAWLLKPLVLLLLAAALLLMVLDQVFNLQSNATFLAFRASTKSLEVKTAAGNWKPLNELTIAELDRALTRRIETPGAVWKSLTVRRQAETSTQNLAQAFLSAKISVIELSPQYYTFATSFKDKFELTTAKERLEAEDAIFSITANFREPSGKPLGLVVHEGREMNRTFPAWTGYFFVKSGKPWFGPKSLFEETPGVLEEASQGYPSVMKNHTVFSYVDLAPSRYFDGNKITYRSLAGMRKDGTIVFIVSGDGGAMNVTEVAALAQKLNVQHATMLDGGRALQYSLRLAGQTHHFTAFNTTMDFDSPSLDAERSPVFLVVRPRATAASAP; translated from the coding sequence TTGGCATGGCTGTTGAAGCCACTGGTGCTTCTGTTGCTGGCCGCGGCGCTGCTCCTGATGGTGCTGGATCAGGTCTTCAACCTGCAGAGTAATGCCACCTTCCTCGCCTTTCGCGCCTCCACGAAGTCGCTGGAAGTCAAGACAGCCGCGGGCAATTGGAAACCGCTCAACGAGCTGACCATAGCCGAACTGGATCGCGCTCTGACCAGGCGAATCGAAACTCCCGGCGCGGTGTGGAAGTCGCTCACCGTGCGGCGGCAGGCGGAAACTTCCACGCAAAATCTGGCGCAGGCATTTCTCAGCGCGAAGATCTCCGTCATCGAGCTCTCCCCACAGTACTACACCTTCGCCACGAGCTTCAAAGACAAGTTCGAGCTGACCACCGCAAAAGAACGCCTCGAGGCAGAGGACGCGATCTTTTCCATCACCGCGAACTTTCGTGAGCCAAGTGGGAAGCCCCTCGGACTCGTCGTACATGAGGGGCGTGAGATGAACCGCACTTTCCCGGCATGGACCGGCTACTTTTTTGTGAAGTCCGGCAAGCCCTGGTTCGGTCCGAAGTCGCTTTTCGAGGAAACACCCGGTGTGCTGGAGGAGGCCTCGCAGGGCTACCCCTCCGTCATGAAAAATCACACCGTCTTCAGCTACGTGGATCTCGCCCCGAGCCGCTATTTCGATGGGAACAAAATCACCTACCGCTCCCTCGCAGGCATGCGGAAGGATGGCACCATTGTGTTCATCGTTTCCGGGGATGGCGGCGCCATGAATGTGACGGAGGTGGCCGCGCTCGCCCAGAAGCTCAATGTCCAGCACGCCACGATGCTTGACGGCGGGCGTGCGCTGCAATATTCCCTCCGTCTGGCAGGCCAGACTCATCACTTCACCGCGTTCAACACCACCATGGACTTCGATTCGCCCTCTCTCGATGCAGAGCGCTCGCCTGTGTTCCTCGTGGTCAGGCCCCGCGCGACTGCTGCCTCTGCACCATGA
- a CDS encoding ribonuclease HII, translating to MKLEVQSAGEGPVKVDVVVKKSRPLPTRPGKKPTLAYERSWMERGHALVAGVDEAGRGPLAGPVSVAAVILPERFKHKKLNDSKQLNHETREVIYEELMQCTGLVWCHVLIEVEEIDRINILQATHLGMRRATQGLSTQPHAVLIDGSPVPNFPYPGQSIVEGDAISLSIAAASIIAKVVRDRHMMEVAQVYPQYGFERHKGYGTPEHLKALRTHGPCPLHRKSFAPVAQMSLPLTFEES from the coding sequence ATGAAACTCGAAGTGCAAAGTGCAGGCGAAGGCCCTGTGAAAGTGGATGTGGTGGTGAAGAAATCCCGTCCGCTGCCCACGCGCCCGGGTAAAAAGCCAACCCTCGCCTATGAACGCTCCTGGATGGAACGTGGCCATGCCCTGGTAGCCGGTGTGGATGAGGCTGGACGTGGACCGCTCGCCGGACCAGTCAGTGTCGCCGCAGTGATCCTGCCGGAGAGGTTCAAGCACAAGAAGCTGAATGACTCCAAGCAACTCAATCACGAGACCCGCGAAGTCATTTACGAGGAACTTATGCAGTGCACTGGACTAGTGTGGTGCCACGTGCTCATCGAGGTGGAGGAGATTGACCGCATCAACATTCTGCAAGCCACGCATCTCGGCATGCGCCGTGCGACACAGGGTCTCTCCACACAGCCGCACGCGGTGCTCATCGATGGCTCACCCGTGCCGAACTTCCCCTACCCCGGCCAGTCCATCGTGGAGGGAGATGCCATCAGTCTGTCGATTGCCGCCGCGAGCATCATTGCGAAGGTGGTGCGCGATCGCCATATGATGGAGGTGGCGCAAGTCTACCCGCAGTATGGCTTCGAGCGGCACAAGGGCTATGGCACACCGGAGCACCTGAAGGCACTGCGCACGCATGGTCCTTGTCCTTTGCATCGGAAGTCCTTCGCGCCCGTGGCGCAGATGTCGCTGCCGTTGACGTTTGAAGAATCGTAA
- a CDS encoding ATP-dependent helicase gives MSRDYTLHTAPTSAHRINYRAELNDQQFAAVTSPPGQALVIAGAGSGKTRTLTYRVAYLLDNGIPPENILLLTFTNKAAREMLERVQGLVPVETNRLWGGTFHSIGNRLLRKHGDRLGLKQGFSIMDREDQKDLMDTVVSNGGIDTTTYRFPKPEVLNEIFSLADNTGKSIREILSTRYPYFEPVTDGILKVRELYTAKKLETNNVDFDDLLTMAVRLMKENPDLLERYRRTFQFVLVDEYQDTNLLQCELIDLLSGEQGNLMVVGDDAQSIYSWRGANVKNILDFPKRYPKARVHKIEVNYRSVPEVLTLANHTIEGNKDQFRKALQPSREGKGTLPALVPLDNGSSQAAFVAQRILELRDEGIELDEIAIIYRAHYHSLEIQMELTNRGIPFQITSGLRFFEQAHVKDVAAFMKFAANRLDEVSFMRMVRLVPGIGSSSAAKMWEHWLKSGSALGPLTHEEFSKVLLGIKVPKKAAKTWEQTAYTLAELLDTEGKLVPPPAMIRSIMEGVYEDYMRAKFKNSDQRKQDLEQLSNYSARFTDVQEFLSQLALVSGVDTDERPAASPDTEAVTLTTAHQAKGLEWHTVFAVWLAEGMFPNNRVIEEGGEEGLEEERRLFYVTVTRAKDELYLTYPVINYQARDGEVLQRPSRFLQELPQNLMEKWNVRSVFA, from the coding sequence ATGTCCCGCGACTACACGCTTCACACCGCTCCGACCTCCGCGCACCGCATCAACTACCGGGCGGAGCTCAATGATCAGCAATTCGCTGCCGTCACCTCGCCCCCCGGACAGGCGCTGGTGATCGCGGGTGCCGGTAGTGGGAAGACGCGCACGCTGACCTACCGCGTGGCCTACCTGCTGGACAATGGCATTCCGCCCGAGAACATCCTGCTCCTGACCTTCACGAACAAGGCCGCGCGCGAAATGCTGGAACGTGTGCAGGGCTTGGTGCCGGTGGAAACGAACCGCCTCTGGGGCGGCACCTTCCATTCCATCGGCAATCGCCTCCTGCGAAAGCACGGCGATCGACTGGGGCTCAAGCAGGGATTCTCCATCATGGATCGCGAGGACCAGAAGGACCTCATGGATACCGTGGTGAGCAACGGCGGCATCGACACGACCACCTACCGCTTCCCGAAACCGGAGGTGCTGAACGAGATTTTTTCCCTGGCAGACAACACCGGCAAATCCATCCGCGAGATCCTCAGCACACGGTATCCCTACTTCGAGCCGGTGACGGATGGCATCCTGAAAGTGCGCGAGCTCTACACGGCGAAGAAGCTGGAGACGAACAACGTGGACTTCGATGATCTCCTCACCATGGCCGTGCGCCTGATGAAGGAGAATCCCGACCTGCTGGAGCGCTACCGGCGCACCTTCCAGTTTGTCCTGGTGGATGAGTATCAGGACACGAACCTGCTCCAGTGCGAACTCATCGATCTGCTCTCCGGTGAGCAGGGCAACCTGATGGTGGTGGGCGATGACGCCCAGAGCATCTACTCCTGGCGCGGAGCGAATGTGAAGAACATCCTCGACTTCCCCAAGCGCTACCCCAAGGCACGCGTACACAAGATCGAGGTGAACTACCGCAGCGTGCCGGAGGTGCTCACGCTGGCGAATCACACCATCGAAGGAAATAAGGACCAGTTCCGCAAGGCATTGCAACCCTCCCGCGAAGGGAAGGGCACACTGCCCGCACTCGTGCCGCTGGACAATGGCAGCTCGCAGGCCGCCTTCGTGGCGCAGCGCATTCTCGAACTCCGCGACGAAGGCATTGAGCTGGATGAGATCGCCATCATCTACCGCGCGCACTATCACTCGCTGGAAATCCAGATGGAGCTGACCAATCGCGGCATCCCATTTCAGATCACCAGCGGCCTGCGCTTCTTCGAGCAGGCACATGTGAAGGATGTGGCTGCCTTCATGAAGTTCGCGGCGAACCGCCTGGATGAAGTCTCCTTCATGCGCATGGTGCGCCTCGTTCCCGGCATCGGCAGCTCGAGTGCCGCCAAGATGTGGGAGCACTGGCTGAAGAGCGGTTCCGCGCTCGGCCCTCTCACGCATGAGGAATTTTCGAAGGTACTCCTGGGCATCAAGGTGCCGAAGAAAGCCGCAAAAACCTGGGAGCAAACCGCCTACACTCTTGCCGAGCTCCTCGACACGGAAGGCAAACTGGTGCCACCACCGGCAATGATCCGCAGCATCATGGAGGGCGTGTACGAGGACTACATGCGTGCCAAGTTCAAGAACAGCGACCAGCGGAAGCAAGATTTGGAGCAACTGAGCAACTACAGCGCGCGATTCACGGACGTGCAGGAATTTCTCAGCCAACTCGCACTCGTCTCTGGAGTGGATACCGACGAACGTCCCGCAGCCTCGCCCGACACCGAGGCCGTCACCCTCACGACCGCGCACCAGGCGAAAGGCCTGGAGTGGCATACCGTCTTCGCCGTGTGGCTCGCGGAGGGCATGTTCCCCAACAACCGCGTCATCGAAGAAGGTGGCGAGGAGGGCCTCGAGGAAGAGCGGCGTCTCTTCTATGTCACCGTCACGCGCGCCAAGGACGAACTCTATCTCACCTACCCGGTGATCAATTACCAGGCTCGCGATGGCGAGGTGCTGCAGCGTCCCTCGAGATTTTTGCAGGAGCTGCCACAAAACTTGATGGAGAAGTGGAACGTGCGTAGCGTGTTCGCGTGA
- a CDS encoding YraN family protein, translating into MRLAKADGTRFDNATLGNWGEHLAAQWLRRHGRKVLYRNYRAGGGGEVDIVARHGKMLTFVEVKTRTSTERGRPAEAVNKAKEKLILRGMQGWLRMLQDAQNIPRRCDIVEVVLREGERPEISILEGALKA; encoded by the coding sequence ATGCGTCTCGCCAAGGCGGACGGCACTCGATTCGACAACGCCACGCTTGGCAACTGGGGAGAGCATCTCGCGGCCCAATGGCTGCGCCGTCATGGGCGGAAGGTGCTCTACCGGAACTACCGCGCCGGTGGTGGTGGCGAGGTGGACATCGTGGCGCGCCACGGGAAGATGCTCACCTTTGTGGAAGTGAAAACCCGCACCTCGACGGAACGCGGACGTCCTGCGGAAGCAGTGAATAAGGCGAAGGAAAAACTCATCCTGCGCGGCATGCAGGGCTGGCTGCGCATGCTGCAGGATGCGCAGAACATCCCGAGAAGATGCGATATCGTGGAAGTGGTGCTGCGCGAAGGCGAGCGACCGGAGATTTCCATTCTGGAAGGGGCGCTGAAGGCGTAG
- a CDS encoding gluconate 2-dehydrogenase subunit 3 family protein, translated as MKPTEPTNLSRRAALKWLAGSAAAGAAAPAVAAPHETEPAPGATVARSPLYDPDYTKQVFPWDKQLSPDELKTIGVLADIILPKDENGPAATEAGVPEFINEWCSAPYEDNRDDCEVVRGGLGWLNTESFRRHQKRFDELGHAERIGIIDDICDASKAKPEHKVGATFFALFRQLCLGGYYTHSSTWKHLGYVGNVSIGGPYPGVPQAIIEKLGLQDVV; from the coding sequence ATGAAGCCCACTGAACCCACGAATCTCTCCCGTCGCGCTGCGCTCAAATGGCTTGCAGGGTCGGCAGCTGCTGGCGCTGCGGCGCCTGCTGTCGCGGCTCCGCACGAGACCGAGCCTGCACCCGGGGCCACGGTGGCGCGCAGCCCGCTTTATGATCCAGACTATACGAAGCAGGTCTTCCCCTGGGACAAGCAGCTCTCGCCGGATGAGTTGAAGACCATCGGTGTGCTCGCAGACATCATCCTGCCCAAGGATGAAAACGGACCCGCTGCCACCGAAGCGGGCGTGCCGGAGTTCATCAATGAATGGTGCAGCGCTCCGTATGAAGACAACCGCGACGACTGCGAAGTAGTGCGCGGTGGTTTGGGTTGGCTGAACACGGAATCCTTCCGCCGGCATCAGAAGCGCTTCGATGAACTCGGCCATGCCGAGCGCATTGGAATCATCGATGACATCTGCGATGCCTCAAAGGCGAAGCCCGAGCACAAGGTGGGAGCCACGTTCTTCGCACTTTTCCGCCAGCTCTGCCTCGGCGGCTACTACACCCACAGCTCCACATGGAAGCACCTGGGTTACGTGGGGAATGTGAGCATCGGCGGTCCCTATCCCGGCGTGCCGCAGGCCATCATTGAGAAGCTGGGGTTGCAGGATGTGGTGTGA
- a CDS encoding ectonucleotide pyrophosphatase/phosphodiesterase, which yields MLRRCFFLPIFLATFGAVMPCVSRTFAQAPETTNNHPIVVLLSVDGLANFYLDDPKAEIPHLRALMKEGVRAESMKASLPTVTWPNHTTLVTGVQPGKHGVLGNQVLDRDTGEIVPFMIDPIYNKEDLVQSPTIYDVAKAAGMKTAGLIWPATRGAKTLDWTVPDVGNIKLVEQHATPSLLKEFAEAGIPWEKQEEWWATKRIRERDGMFVQMAKHVLSKHQPRLLLMHLVEVDHTQHGKGPNTPEAYDALKAADERVGEIWEFLKTNFSGRATLIVVSDHGFYPWRQAILPNVLLRQEKLLRAIGGKITSDSKVRAVDQGGSSFVYILDKENRASIAESLISKFKSVEGIAAVLTPEQFASYGLGDPATNPRVPDLVLTAKSGYAFFDVAGENAVVMPKEERLRGTHGYNPDEPAMQATFIAAGQGIQPGSKLGAISNTSVAPTIATLLGLKMPSADGPVLQEILETKAAE from the coding sequence ATGCTGCGTCGCTGCTTCTTCCTTCCCATCTTCCTTGCAACCTTTGGCGCTGTGATGCCCTGTGTATCACGTACCTTCGCGCAAGCACCCGAGACGACGAACAATCACCCCATCGTCGTGCTGCTGAGCGTCGATGGCCTGGCGAATTTTTATCTCGATGATCCCAAGGCGGAGATCCCGCATCTGCGCGCTCTGATGAAGGAAGGCGTGCGTGCGGAGAGCATGAAAGCCTCACTCCCCACCGTGACCTGGCCGAACCACACCACTCTAGTGACCGGCGTGCAGCCAGGAAAGCACGGCGTGCTGGGCAATCAGGTACTGGATCGTGACACCGGCGAGATCGTGCCCTTCATGATCGATCCGATCTACAACAAGGAGGACCTCGTCCAGAGTCCCACCATCTATGATGTAGCCAAGGCCGCGGGCATGAAGACAGCGGGACTCATCTGGCCTGCCACACGCGGTGCAAAGACGCTGGACTGGACGGTGCCAGACGTGGGCAATATCAAGCTGGTAGAGCAGCATGCCACGCCCTCCCTGCTGAAGGAATTCGCTGAAGCCGGCATCCCCTGGGAAAAGCAGGAGGAATGGTGGGCCACCAAACGCATCCGCGAACGCGACGGCATGTTCGTGCAGATGGCGAAGCATGTCCTGAGCAAACACCAGCCGCGCCTGCTGCTCATGCATCTGGTCGAAGTGGATCACACGCAGCATGGCAAGGGGCCGAATACGCCCGAAGCCTATGACGCACTCAAGGCGGCAGATGAGCGAGTGGGTGAAATCTGGGAGTTCCTCAAGACCAACTTCTCCGGACGCGCCACACTCATCGTGGTCTCAGATCACGGCTTCTATCCCTGGCGCCAGGCCATCCTGCCGAATGTGCTACTGCGCCAGGAAAAGCTGCTTCGCGCCATTGGCGGCAAAATCACCAGCGACAGCAAAGTACGCGCCGTGGATCAGGGCGGCTCGAGTTTTGTCTACATCCTGGACAAGGAAAACCGTGCCTCAATTGCCGAATCGCTCATCTCCAAGTTCAAGAGTGTGGAAGGCATCGCCGCCGTGCTCACGCCGGAACAGTTCGCTTCCTATGGCCTGGGCGATCCCGCCACCAATCCCCGCGTCCCTGATCTCGTACTCACCGCAAAGTCCGGCTATGCCTTCTTCGATGTGGCAGGCGAAAATGCCGTTGTGATGCCTAAGGAAGAACGCCTGCGCGGAACGCATGGCTACAATCCCGATGAACCCGCCATGCAGGCCACGTTCATCGCTGCTGGTCAAGGCATCCAGCCCGGGTCGAAACTCGGCGCGATTTCCAACACTTCGGTCGCCCCCACCATTGCCACCCTGCTGGGATTGAAGATGCCCAGTGCTGATGGGCCTGTGCTGCAGGAGATTTTGGAGACGAAGGCGGCGGAGTGA